A genomic stretch from Frankiaceae bacterium includes:
- a CDS encoding succinate dehydrogenase hydrophobic membrane anchor subunit, with translation MTVTDSRATVIEKPRSRTRRASRATNFELYSWVFMRVSGLLLVFLVLGHLFVMHIVDGGVERVNFAFVAGRWSSPFWRTWDLAMLWLAELHGTNGLRTIINDYAERDQTRFWLKMILYVSTFLVVMLGTLVIFTFDPAITD, from the coding sequence ATGACCGTCACCGACTCCCGCGCCACCGTCATCGAGAAGCCGCGCTCGCGCACCCGCCGCGCCTCCCGCGCCACGAACTTCGAGCTCTACTCGTGGGTGTTCATGCGCGTGTCCGGCCTGCTGCTCGTGTTCCTCGTGCTCGGCCACCTGTTCGTCATGCACATCGTCGACGGCGGGGTGGAGCGCGTGAACTTCGCGTTCGTCGCCGGCCGGTGGTCGTCGCCGTTCTGGCGTACGTGGGACCTCGCGATGCTCTGGCTCGCCGAGCTGCACGGCACCAACGGCCTGCGCACGATCATCAACGACTACGCCGAGCGCGACCAGACGCGCTTCTGGCTCAAGATGATCCTGTACGTCAGCACGTTCCTCGTGGTGATGCTCGGGACCCTCGTCATCTTCACCTTCGACCCCGCGATCACGGACTAG
- the sdhC gene encoding succinate dehydrogenase, cytochrome b556 subunit: MRSDRRGTVPRGTLYRGREGMWSWVAHRVTGVLVFFFLFAHVLDTALVRVSPNDYDLVVDTYKHPFVTLMEVGLVGAVLFHALNGIRVMLVDFWDKGVRLQRQMLYAELTLFAILMGPATYFMLLPVAERYLGK; encoded by the coding sequence ATCCGCTCTGACCGGAGGGGCACTGTGCCCAGAGGCACGCTGTACCGCGGCCGCGAAGGCATGTGGTCGTGGGTGGCGCACCGCGTCACCGGCGTCCTCGTCTTCTTCTTCCTCTTCGCGCACGTGCTCGACACGGCGCTCGTACGGGTCAGCCCGAACGACTACGACCTCGTCGTCGACACGTACAAGCACCCGTTCGTCACGCTCATGGAGGTCGGCCTCGTCGGGGCCGTGCTCTTCCACGCGCTCAACGGCATCCGGGTGATGCTCGTCGACTTCTGGGACAAGGGCGTGCGCCTCCAGCGCCAGATGCTCTACGCCGAGCTGACGCTGTTCGCGATCCTCATGGGGCCGGCGACGTACTTCATGCTCCTGCCCGTCGCCGAGCGCTACCTCGGGAAGTGA
- the sdhA gene encoding succinate dehydrogenase flavoprotein subunit: MQFHKYDTVVVGAGGAGMRAALEAGQRCRTAVLTKLYPTRSHTGAAQGGMCAALANVEEDNWEWHTFDTVKGGDYLVDQDAAEVMCKEAIDAVLDLEKFGLPFNRTPEGRIDQRRFGGHTARHGEAPVRRACYAADRTGHMILQTLFQQCVKHEVEFYNEFYVLDVLINEGRTAGCVAYELATGEIHVFQAKAVIFASGGFGKMFKVTSNAHTLTGDGPGIVWRLGLPLEDMEFFQFHPTGLYKLGILLTEGARGEGGILRNKDGERFMERYAPTIKDLAPRDMVSRAIYTEIREGRGCGPHGDYVHLDLTHLPPEQLDAKLPDITEFCRTYMAIEPYTDPIPIQPTAHYAMGGIPTNVEAEVLRNNWHKVPGLYAAGECATVSVHGANRLGTNSLLDINVFGRRAGINAAKFSANNGHTDLPADPTARVTSMVERLRSNAGGERIADIRLALQETMDANASVYRTEQTLKQATVDIQALKERYARASIQDKGVRYNTDLLEAVELGFLLDLAEVLVACAQARQESRGGHFREDFPNRDDANFMRHTMAYKEGEEIRLDYKPVTITRYQPMERKY, encoded by the coding sequence GTGCAGTTCCACAAGTACGACACCGTCGTCGTCGGCGCGGGGGGTGCCGGGATGCGCGCGGCCCTCGAGGCCGGGCAGCGCTGCCGCACCGCCGTCCTGACCAAGCTCTACCCGACCCGCTCCCACACCGGCGCGGCGCAGGGCGGCATGTGCGCCGCCCTCGCCAACGTCGAGGAGGACAACTGGGAGTGGCACACGTTCGACACCGTCAAGGGCGGCGACTACCTCGTCGACCAGGACGCGGCCGAGGTCATGTGCAAGGAGGCCATCGACGCGGTCCTCGACCTCGAGAAGTTCGGGCTGCCGTTCAACCGCACCCCTGAGGGCCGGATCGACCAGCGCCGCTTCGGCGGGCACACCGCGCGGCACGGCGAGGCGCCCGTACGCCGCGCCTGCTACGCCGCCGACCGGACCGGCCACATGATCCTGCAGACGCTGTTCCAGCAGTGCGTCAAGCACGAGGTCGAGTTCTACAACGAGTTCTACGTCCTCGACGTGCTCATCAACGAGGGGCGCACCGCGGGCTGCGTGGCGTACGAGCTCGCCACCGGCGAGATCCACGTCTTCCAGGCCAAGGCCGTGATCTTCGCGAGCGGCGGCTTCGGCAAGATGTTCAAGGTCACGTCCAACGCGCACACGCTGACCGGCGACGGCCCCGGCATCGTGTGGCGGCTCGGGCTGCCACTGGAGGACATGGAGTTCTTCCAGTTCCACCCGACGGGCCTCTACAAGCTCGGCATCCTCCTCACCGAGGGCGCGCGCGGCGAGGGCGGCATCCTCCGCAACAAGGACGGCGAGCGCTTCATGGAGCGCTACGCCCCCACCATCAAGGACCTCGCGCCGCGCGACATGGTGTCCCGCGCGATCTACACGGAGATCCGCGAGGGCCGCGGCTGCGGACCCCACGGCGACTACGTCCACCTCGACCTCACGCACCTCCCGCCCGAGCAGCTCGACGCCAAGCTGCCGGACATCACGGAGTTCTGCCGGACGTACATGGCGATCGAGCCGTACACCGACCCGATCCCGATCCAGCCCACCGCGCACTACGCCATGGGCGGCATCCCCACCAACGTCGAGGCCGAGGTGCTGCGCAACAACTGGCACAAGGTCCCCGGCCTGTACGCCGCCGGCGAGTGCGCCACCGTGAGCGTCCACGGCGCCAACCGCCTCGGCACCAACAGCCTGCTCGACATCAACGTCTTCGGCCGCCGCGCCGGCATCAACGCCGCGAAGTTCTCCGCCAACAACGGCCACACCGACCTGCCCGCCGACCCCACCGCGCGGGTCACGAGCATGGTCGAGCGGCTGCGTTCCAACGCCGGCGGCGAGCGCATCGCAGACATCCGCCTCGCGCTGCAGGAGACCATGGACGCCAACGCGTCGGTCTACCGGACCGAGCAGACGTTGAAGCAGGCCACCGTCGACATCCAGGCGCTCAAGGAGCGGTACGCCCGCGCGTCCATCCAGGACAAGGGCGTCCGCTACAACACCGACCTGCTCGAGGCCGTCGAGCTCGGCTTCCTGCTCGACCTCGCCGAGGTGCTCGTGGCCTGCGCGCAGGCGCGGCAGGAGAGCCGCGGCGGGCACTTCCGCGAGGACTTCCCCAACCGCGACGACGCC